In Nocardia asteroides, the following proteins share a genomic window:
- a CDS encoding isocitrate lyase/PEP mutase family protein, with protein MTSLDAKAKTLLELHRPGDPVVLPTVWDAWSANVAVAAGFSGLTLGSHPVADSVGRSDGEGMSYDELLARVTQVTGAVEVPVSVDIESGYGLEPARLVEGLLAAGAVGLNIEDTVHSEGKRLRSPEEHAELVRGLRTAADAAGVHVVINARTDLFLRQDGDEADRVDRVIARLRLAADAGADSLYPVGWHSDEVQRRLATELPLPINAIAQPGTPAKEHLAELGVGRISFGPLLQAALGAEATKLLATWR; from the coding sequence ATGACCTCTCTGGACGCGAAAGCGAAGACTCTGCTCGAACTGCACCGCCCGGGCGATCCGGTGGTGCTGCCAACCGTGTGGGACGCCTGGTCCGCGAATGTCGCTGTGGCCGCTGGCTTTTCGGGGCTGACGCTGGGTAGTCACCCGGTCGCCGACTCGGTGGGCCGCAGTGACGGCGAGGGGATGAGCTACGACGAGCTGCTGGCGCGGGTCACCCAGGTGACCGGCGCGGTGGAGGTGCCCGTCTCGGTCGACATCGAGTCGGGCTACGGGCTCGAGCCCGCGCGGCTCGTCGAAGGGCTGCTCGCGGCGGGCGCGGTGGGGCTCAATATCGAGGACACCGTGCACAGCGAGGGCAAGCGCCTGCGCTCGCCCGAGGAGCACGCCGAGCTGGTGCGCGGGCTGCGCACGGCCGCCGACGCGGCGGGCGTGCACGTGGTGATCAACGCGCGCACCGACCTGTTCCTGCGCCAGGACGGCGACGAGGCCGACCGCGTCGACCGGGTGATCGCCCGGCTGCGCCTGGCCGCCGACGCCGGCGCGGACTCGCTGTACCCGGTGGGCTGGCACTCCGACGAGGTCCAGCGCAGGCTCGCCACCGAACTGCCGTTGCCGATCAACGCGATCGCGCAGCCGGGGACACCCGCGAAAGAGCATCTCGCCGAACTCGGCGTCGGCCGGATCAGCTTCGGACCGCTCCTGCAAGCGGCACTGGGCGCCGAAGCGACCAAGCTCCTCGCCACCTGGCGCTGA
- a CDS encoding TatD family hydrolase, giving the protein MRTTVIRVANQNRPAPPLPPPLAPLIDAHTHLDACGATDAESTKLIVDRAASVGVGQVVTVADDLAAAQWAVRAAQWDDRVYAAVALHPTRANALDDEAKAELERLATDPRVVAVGETGLDYYWPGKLDGCADIETQIEGFRWHIDLAKRVRKPLMIHNREADHDLLTVLLDEGAPDTVIFHCFSSDATMAQACVAEGYVLSFSGTVSFKNAHELREAATLVPDDQILVETDAPYLTPHPYRGAPNESYCLPYTVRALAEVREQDPAELAEITTANARRLYRIR; this is encoded by the coding sequence ATGCGAACTACTGTAATCCGCGTGGCAAACCAGAATCGTCCGGCTCCGCCCCTTCCGCCGCCGCTCGCACCGCTGATCGACGCGCACACCCACCTCGACGCGTGCGGCGCGACCGACGCCGAGTCGACCAAGCTGATCGTGGACCGGGCCGCCTCGGTGGGTGTGGGGCAGGTGGTCACGGTCGCCGACGATCTCGCCGCGGCGCAGTGGGCGGTGCGGGCCGCGCAGTGGGACGACCGCGTGTACGCGGCTGTCGCACTGCATCCCACCAGGGCGAACGCGCTCGACGACGAGGCCAAGGCGGAGCTGGAGCGCCTGGCCACCGACCCGCGCGTGGTCGCGGTCGGGGAAACCGGGCTCGACTACTACTGGCCCGGCAAGCTGGACGGCTGCGCCGACATCGAGACCCAGATCGAGGGCTTCCGCTGGCACATCGACCTGGCCAAGCGGGTCCGCAAGCCGCTGATGATCCACAACCGTGAGGCCGATCACGACCTGCTCACCGTGCTGCTCGACGAGGGCGCGCCGGACACGGTGATCTTCCACTGCTTCTCCTCCGACGCCACCATGGCGCAGGCCTGCGTGGCGGAGGGCTATGTCCTCAGCTTCTCCGGCACCGTCAGCTTCAAGAACGCGCACGAGTTGCGCGAGGCGGCCACGCTGGTGCCCGACGATCAGATCCTGGTCGAGACCGACGCGCCGTACCTGACGCCGCACCCGTATCGGGGCGCTCCGAACGAGTCGTACTGCCTGCCCTACACGGTGCGCGCGCTGGCCGAGGTGCGCGAGCAGGACCCGGCCGAGCTGGCCGAGATCACCACGGCGAACGCGCGCAGGCTGTACCGGATCCGCTAG
- a CDS encoding lipase family protein, with translation MCNPLKPKFLSRTLIAAVLSTAVLATAAAASADPGNVLAAESRPDGWHGQARGAVIEYTTTDSAGAERPASGALFLPDGQAPATGWPIVAYDHGTLGSGVGCGGQADPELAPLPANRAAEDELIGRLVEQGYAVVAPDYLGLGRFDTGPHPYLEVASEASATIDLVRAAREAEPDLSRTWTVVGASQGGHAALSTAHVQQTYAPELDFRGVVALDPASDVEKALPLLGPGFPEIEGTAALTGFTVSILAGLRATHPEADVDSYLTPKGRQIVDAAGTRCIDAIVADVKGLGFGDLLARPLADGPLRPALTTYMTVPTSGYDAPILLLVNATDTVVPSPLHAALIAQLAAGGVDFETVTGFGQHTVLSPRMWSALDGFVARVNAAPPQR, from the coding sequence ATGTGTAACCCCCTGAAACCGAAGTTCCTGAGCCGCACCCTGATCGCGGCCGTGCTCTCGACCGCCGTGCTGGCCACCGCCGCCGCCGCGTCGGCCGACCCCGGCAACGTGCTCGCCGCCGAGTCCCGTCCCGACGGCTGGCACGGCCAGGCCCGCGGCGCGGTGATCGAATACACGACCACCGATTCCGCCGGGGCCGAACGCCCGGCCAGCGGTGCGCTCTTTCTGCCCGACGGCCAGGCGCCCGCCACCGGCTGGCCGATCGTCGCCTACGACCACGGCACCCTGGGTTCCGGCGTCGGCTGCGGCGGGCAGGCCGATCCCGAACTCGCCCCGCTGCCGGCCAATCGCGCCGCCGAGGACGAGCTGATCGGCCGTCTGGTCGAGCAAGGTTACGCCGTCGTCGCCCCGGACTACCTGGGGCTCGGGCGCTTCGACACCGGGCCGCACCCGTATCTCGAGGTGGCCAGCGAGGCCTCGGCCACCATCGACCTGGTGCGCGCGGCTCGCGAAGCCGAGCCGGACCTGTCGCGGACCTGGACCGTCGTCGGCGCCTCGCAGGGCGGGCACGCGGCGTTGAGTACGGCCCATGTGCAGCAGACCTACGCGCCCGAACTGGACTTCCGCGGCGTGGTCGCGCTCGATCCCGCGTCCGATGTGGAGAAGGCGCTGCCCCTGCTCGGGCCCGGCTTCCCGGAGATCGAGGGGACCGCGGCCCTGACCGGCTTCACGGTGAGCATTCTGGCCGGGCTGCGCGCGACGCATCCCGAGGCCGACGTCGACTCGTATCTCACGCCGAAGGGCAGACAGATCGTCGACGCCGCGGGTACCCGGTGCATCGACGCCATCGTCGCCGACGTCAAGGGACTCGGCTTCGGTGACCTGCTGGCCCGCCCGCTCGCGGACGGTCCGCTGCGTCCCGCGCTCACCACGTACATGACCGTGCCGACCAGCGGCTACGACGCGCCGATCCTGCTGCTGGTCAACGCCACCGACACGGTCGTGCCCTCGCCGCTGCACGCCGCGCTGATCGCCCAGCTGGCCGCGGGCGGTGTCGACTTCGAGACGGTGACCGGATTCGGTCAGCACACCGTGCTCAGCCCGCGGATGTGGAGCGCGCTCGACGGTTTCGTCGCGCGGGTGAACGCCGCCCCGCCACAGCGCTGA
- a CDS encoding 4-(cytidine 5'-diphospho)-2-C-methyl-D-erythritol kinase — translation MLSVVPSPVVVRAPSKVNLHLGVGDLRPDGYHDLTTVFQALSLSDELELAPSASLTVRVTGEGAAEVPTDRENLVWKAAVRLAHLAGRAPLVEIAIAKGIPVAGGMAGGSADAAAALVGLNELWDLGLGRDELSAVAAELGSDVPFALHGGTALGTGRGERLLPVLSRNTFHWVLALAKDGLSTPSVFRELDRLRAEGEPPRLGDPQKLMQALAAGDPHTLAPLLGNDLQAAALSLKPELRRTLRAGVGAGALAGLVSGSGPTCAFLCDTEEAAIAVAAELAGAGVCRSVRTASGPVPGARVLETER, via the coding sequence GTGCTGTCAGTTGTGCCCAGCCCGGTCGTCGTGCGCGCGCCTTCGAAGGTGAATCTGCATCTCGGAGTCGGTGATCTGCGTCCGGACGGCTATCACGATCTGACCACGGTCTTCCAGGCACTGTCGCTGTCCGACGAGCTCGAGCTGGCCCCGTCGGCCTCGCTGACCGTGCGGGTCACCGGCGAGGGCGCGGCCGAGGTACCGACCGATCGGGAGAACCTGGTCTGGAAGGCGGCCGTGCGGCTGGCCCATCTGGCGGGCCGGGCGCCGCTGGTGGAGATCGCCATCGCCAAGGGTATCCCGGTGGCGGGCGGCATGGCGGGCGGCAGTGCCGACGCGGCCGCCGCGCTGGTCGGCCTGAACGAGCTGTGGGACCTGGGCCTGGGCCGCGACGAGCTGTCGGCGGTGGCCGCCGAACTCGGCAGCGATGTCCCTTTCGCCCTGCACGGCGGCACCGCGCTCGGCACCGGCCGCGGCGAACGGTTGCTGCCGGTGCTGTCGCGCAACACCTTTCACTGGGTGCTGGCCCTGGCCAAGGACGGGCTGTCCACCCCGTCGGTCTTCCGGGAACTCGATCGGCTGCGCGCCGAAGGCGAACCGCCGCGCCTGGGTGACCCGCAGAAACTCATGCAGGCGCTGGCCGCGGGCGACCCGCACACCTTGGCGCCGCTGCTCGGCAACGATCTGCAAGCCGCGGCGCTCTCGCTGAAGCCGGAACTGCGCCGCACGCTCCGTGCCGGGGTGGGCGCGGGCGCGCTCGCCGGCCTGGTCTCCGGCTCCGGTCCCACCTGCGCGTTCCTGTGCGATACCGAGGAGGCCGCGATCGCGGTGGCCGCCGAACTGGCCGGTGCCGGGGTGTGTCGCAGTGTGCGGACCGCCAGTGGCCCGGTGCCCGGCGCGCGGGTGCTCGAGACCGAGCGCTGA
- a CDS encoding alpha/beta fold hydrolase, with the protein MRGVSAWRWAAAAVVLTAGAGVCAPLPVASAAAPGTVIAVIPQADGFHGMNGAQVVEYWTHGVAGEPQPASGALYLPPGDAPAGGWPVVAFDHGTTGLGAGCGGQSDPAGAPWPESQAAQDEFLRHLVAQGYAVVAPDYLGLGRFDTGPHPYLGIDTEATATLDLLRAARSVRPDLSPVWVAAGMSQGGQAALGTGHRQSSYAPELDFRGTIAIDPESDVEKVAPLLGPGNPDRVSGGILGFSVSILAGLRAARPDAQVDSYLSPLGRRILDEIGTLCQDAIDERVAELTLGQLLTRSLGEEPLRSVMADYMTVPTSGYDAPILLLVNATDRTVPSPLHAALAAQFTANGVDYTPVVGTGKHCELNPAMIAAIDDFLARAR; encoded by the coding sequence ATGCGTGGGGTTTCGGCCTGGCGGTGGGCGGCCGCCGCGGTGGTGCTGACGGCGGGTGCCGGGGTGTGCGCCCCGCTGCCGGTCGCGTCGGCGGCGGCGCCGGGGACGGTGATCGCGGTGATTCCGCAGGCCGACGGATTCCACGGCATGAACGGCGCGCAGGTCGTCGAGTACTGGACGCACGGTGTGGCGGGCGAGCCACAGCCGGCCAGCGGGGCGCTGTACCTGCCGCCGGGTGACGCCCCCGCGGGCGGCTGGCCGGTGGTCGCCTTCGACCACGGCACCACCGGGCTCGGCGCGGGCTGTGGCGGGCAGTCGGATCCGGCCGGCGCGCCGTGGCCGGAGTCGCAGGCCGCCCAGGACGAGTTCCTGCGGCATCTGGTGGCCCAGGGTTATGCCGTGGTCGCGCCGGACTACCTGGGGCTCGGGCGATTCGACACCGGACCGCATCCCTATCTCGGCATCGACACCGAGGCCACCGCCACCCTGGACCTGCTGCGCGCGGCCAGGTCGGTGCGCCCGGACCTGTCGCCGGTGTGGGTGGCGGCGGGCATGTCCCAGGGCGGGCAGGCCGCGCTCGGCACCGGTCACCGGCAGTCGAGCTACGCGCCGGAGCTGGACTTCCGCGGCACCATCGCGATCGATCCGGAATCCGACGTGGAGAAGGTGGCGCCGCTGCTCGGCCCCGGCAATCCCGATCGGGTCAGCGGCGGCATCCTCGGTTTCTCGGTGAGCATCCTGGCCGGTCTGCGGGCGGCCAGGCCCGACGCGCAGGTCGACAGCTACCTGAGCCCGCTCGGCCGCCGGATCCTCGACGAGATCGGCACCCTCTGCCAGGACGCCATCGACGAGCGGGTCGCCGAGTTGACCCTGGGTCAGCTGCTCACCCGCTCCCTCGGCGAGGAGCCGCTGCGCTCGGTGATGGCCGACTACATGACCGTCCCCACCAGCGGTTACGACGCGCCGATCCTGTTGCTGGTCAACGCCACCGACCGCACGGTGCCCTCGCCCCTGCACGCCGCGCTGGCCGCCCAGTTCACCGCCAACGGGGTGGACTACACCCCGGTGGTCGGCACCGGGAAACACTGCGAGCTGAATCCGGCGATGATCGCCGCGATCGATGATTTCCTGGCCCGGGCGCGCTGA
- a CDS encoding heavy-metal-associated domain-containing protein, with product MATSTYTVTGMTCGHCVSSVKQEIGKIDGVTSVDVDLASGLVKVDSANELTESDIAAAVDEAGYELAGS from the coding sequence ATGGCCACCAGCACCTACACCGTCACGGGGATGACCTGCGGACACTGCGTGAGCTCGGTCAAGCAGGAGATCGGCAAGATCGATGGTGTCACCAGCGTGGACGTCGACCTCGCCAGCGGTCTCGTCAAGGTCGACAGCGCGAACGAACTCACCGAGTCCGATATCGCCGCCGCCGTCGACGAGGCAGGCTACGAACTGGCTGGATCCTAG
- a CDS encoding resuscitation-promoting factor, producing the protein MSAFARINSSRSPLLYAAVAALLLTLLVGASMAIVNHKTVALVVDGERSEFTTMSRDVRAILAAAGYELSEHDSVTPAASSKVGDGATITLNRGREITLSVDGTERKVWTTGITAGDALAQMQIPSDSHVVPTRTEKLPLAGAALSVYSPRTVSLVDGLAAAVDVRLAAATVGEFLAAAGVPLKDQDFTEPAATTPLTEGMHVTVTRQRVEQRTETLPLEPTELVIEDVTMNMSRTVVENPGAPGLHEATFAVTMTNGVESARVQTNSNVITPAQPKTIRKGAKPGTEVPPVRDGAIWDALARCESTGNWAINTGNGYYGGIQFDQSTWERQGGLKYAPRADLATREEQIAIAEVTRARQGWGAWPACTSRLGVS; encoded by the coding sequence ATGTCGGCTTTTGCGCGGATCAACTCGTCTCGCTCGCCGCTGCTGTACGCGGCGGTGGCGGCCTTGCTGCTGACGCTGCTCGTCGGCGCGTCGATGGCCATCGTCAACCACAAGACGGTCGCCCTGGTCGTCGACGGCGAGCGCAGCGAGTTCACCACCATGTCGCGCGATGTGCGGGCCATCCTGGCCGCCGCGGGCTACGAGCTCTCCGAGCACGACTCGGTGACCCCGGCCGCGAGCAGCAAGGTCGGTGACGGCGCCACCATCACGCTCAACCGCGGCCGCGAGATCACGCTGTCGGTCGACGGCACCGAGCGCAAGGTGTGGACCACCGGCATCACCGCGGGCGACGCGCTCGCCCAGATGCAGATCCCGTCCGACAGCCACGTGGTGCCGACCCGCACCGAGAAGCTGCCGCTGGCCGGCGCCGCGCTCAGCGTCTACAGCCCGCGCACGGTCTCGCTCGTCGACGGCCTCGCCGCCGCGGTCGACGTGCGGCTGGCCGCCGCGACCGTCGGCGAGTTCCTCGCCGCTGCGGGCGTTCCGCTGAAGGACCAGGACTTCACCGAACCCGCCGCGACGACCCCGCTCACCGAGGGCATGCACGTCACCGTCACCCGGCAGCGGGTGGAACAGCGCACCGAGACCCTGCCGCTCGAACCCACCGAGCTGGTGATCGAGGACGTCACCATGAACATGAGCCGCACCGTCGTGGAGAACCCCGGCGCGCCCGGCCTGCACGAGGCCACCTTCGCCGTCACCATGACCAACGGCGTGGAATCCGCGCGCGTGCAGACCAACTCGAACGTCATCACCCCGGCGCAGCCCAAGACCATCCGCAAGGGTGCCAAGCCCGGCACCGAGGTGCCCCCGGTCCGCGACGGCGCGATCTGGGACGCGCTGGCCCGCTGCGAGTCCACCGGCAACTGGGCCATCAACACCGGCAACGGCTACTACGGCGGCATCCAGTTCGACCAGAGCACCTGGGAACGCCAGGGCGGCCTCAAGTACGCCCCCCGCGCCGACCTGGCCACCCGCGAGGAACAGATCGCCATCGCCGAGGTCACCCGCGCCCGCCAGGGCTGGGGCGCCTGGCCCGCCTGCACCAGCCGCCTCGGGGTGAGCTGA
- the soxR gene encoding redox-sensitive transcriptional activator SoxR, which translates to MTTADWQTKELTPGQLSDRSGVAVSALHFYEREGLISSRRTSGNQRRYARETLRRVAFIRISQRVGIPLSEIRSALDRLPEGRTPTRRDWETLSTTWREDLDDRITQLVRLRDNLTGCIGCGCLSLGSCKLVNEHDRLGAEGPGARVLDVQLNCPPRSNC; encoded by the coding sequence ATGACGACGGCCGATTGGCAAACGAAGGAGCTGACCCCCGGGCAGCTATCCGATCGTAGTGGAGTTGCAGTGTCCGCGTTGCACTTCTACGAACGGGAAGGTCTCATATCGAGTCGTCGGACCAGCGGCAATCAACGGCGCTACGCTCGGGAAACGCTGCGCCGGGTCGCGTTCATCCGGATCTCCCAGCGGGTGGGGATCCCGCTCAGTGAGATCCGCTCCGCGCTGGACCGGCTGCCGGAGGGCCGCACGCCCACCCGGCGCGACTGGGAGACGCTGTCCACCACCTGGCGCGAGGACCTCGACGACCGGATCACCCAGCTGGTCCGGCTGCGCGACAACCTCACCGGCTGCATCGGCTGCGGCTGCCTGTCGCTGGGGTCGTGCAAGCTCGTCAACGAGCACGACCGCCTCGGCGCGGAGGGGCCGGGCGCGCGGGTACTCGACGTCCAGCTCAACTGCCCGCCCAGGTCCAACTGCTAG
- the rsmA gene encoding 16S rRNA (adenine(1518)-N(6)/adenine(1519)-N(6))-dimethyltransferase RsmA translates to MPEPEIPARGRAALLGPAEVRTLAERFGVRPTKQLGQNFVHDANTVRRIVTAAGVGTGDTVLEVGPGLGSLTLALLDVVDRVVAVEIDPVLANYLPETVADRAPGLADRLQVVEADALRVRPDQLPAEPTALVANLPYNVAVPVLLHLLAVLPSIQVSLVMVQAEVADRLAAEPGNRVYGVPSVKAGFFGTVRRAGAVGTQVFWPVPRVESGLVRIDRYVEPPWPIDEDHRKRVFEVIDAAFAQRRKTLRSALSGWAGSPAESERRLVAAGIDPTARGETLDTAAFVRLAAQA, encoded by the coding sequence GTGCCCGAACCAGAGATTCCCGCGCGCGGTCGCGCCGCACTGCTCGGTCCCGCCGAGGTGCGGACGCTGGCCGAACGCTTCGGCGTCCGGCCGACCAAACAGCTCGGGCAGAACTTCGTGCACGACGCGAACACGGTGCGCCGCATCGTCACCGCCGCGGGCGTCGGCACCGGTGACACGGTGCTGGAGGTCGGGCCCGGCCTCGGCTCGCTGACGCTGGCCCTGCTCGACGTGGTCGACCGGGTGGTCGCCGTCGAGATCGACCCGGTGCTGGCCAACTATCTGCCGGAGACCGTCGCCGACCGCGCGCCCGGCCTGGCCGATCGCCTGCAGGTGGTCGAGGCCGACGCCCTGCGTGTGCGCCCGGACCAGCTGCCCGCCGAGCCGACGGCACTGGTCGCGAACCTGCCCTACAACGTGGCGGTGCCGGTACTGCTGCATCTGCTCGCGGTGCTGCCGAGCATTCAGGTGTCGCTGGTGATGGTGCAGGCCGAGGTCGCCGACCGGCTCGCGGCCGAACCCGGCAACCGGGTGTACGGGGTGCCCAGCGTCAAGGCCGGTTTCTTCGGCACGGTGCGCCGCGCGGGCGCGGTCGGCACGCAGGTGTTCTGGCCGGTGCCGCGGGTGGAATCGGGCCTGGTCCGCATCGACCGCTACGTCGAGCCGCCGTGGCCGATCGACGAGGACCATCGCAAGCGGGTCTTCGAGGTGATCGACGCGGCATTCGCGCAGCGCCGCAAGACGTTGCGCTCGGCGCTGTCCGGCTGGGCGGGTTCGCCCGCGGAATCCGAGCGCAGGCTGGTCGCGGCGGGCATCGACCCGACCGCCCGCGGTGAGACGCTCGACACCGCGGCGTTCGTCCGCCTGGCCGCGCAGGCCTGA
- the metG gene encoding methionine--tRNA ligase translates to MSAAEGAEAPAFYITTAIAYPNGAPHIGHAYEYISTDALARFKRLDGFDVFFMTGTDEHGQKMQQTAAAEGIPVQELAARNSDVFEAMDKALDISFDRFIRTTDEDHKAASVALWEKMLANGDIYLGNYSGWYSVRDEAFYTEEETSLLDDGTRVSTETQTPVTWTEESNYFFKLSEYQDKLLALYEEHPEFIAPATRRNEIVSYVKAGLKDLSISRTTFDWGVPVPGHPDHVMYVWVDALTNYLTGVGFPDTESARFGRFWPANVHIIGKDITRFHTVYWPAFLMSAGIELPDRVFVHGFLYNKGEKMSKSTGNVVDPLELVATYGLDQVRFFLLREISYGQDGSYSNDAIAGRINADLANEFGNLVQRSLTMVNKNCDAKAPAPGEFTEDDRALLDRANALLERCRTEFDAQQMHLALEAIWLTLGETNRYFSANAPWALRKSGTEADLARMATVLYVTLEVVRIVAILVQPVMPGSAAKILDLLAQDGRTFADIATPLVPGVDLPAPEPVFPRYIEPKD, encoded by the coding sequence ATGAGCGCAGCTGAAGGCGCCGAGGCGCCCGCCTTCTACATCACGACGGCCATCGCGTACCCGAACGGTGCGCCGCACATCGGGCACGCGTACGAGTACATCTCGACCGACGCGCTGGCCCGGTTCAAGCGACTCGACGGCTTCGACGTGTTCTTCATGACGGGCACCGACGAGCACGGCCAGAAGATGCAGCAGACCGCGGCCGCCGAGGGCATCCCCGTGCAGGAGCTCGCGGCCCGCAACTCCGACGTCTTCGAGGCGATGGACAAGGCGCTCGACATCTCCTTCGACCGCTTCATCCGCACCACCGACGAGGACCACAAGGCCGCCAGCGTCGCCCTCTGGGAGAAGATGCTCGCCAACGGCGACATCTACCTGGGCAACTACTCCGGCTGGTACTCGGTGCGCGACGAGGCGTTCTACACCGAGGAGGAGACCAGCCTCCTCGACGACGGCACCCGCGTGTCCACCGAGACCCAGACCCCGGTCACCTGGACCGAGGAGTCGAACTACTTCTTCAAGCTCTCCGAGTACCAGGACAAGCTGCTGGCGCTCTACGAGGAGCACCCCGAGTTCATCGCGCCCGCGACCCGGCGCAACGAGATCGTCAGCTACGTCAAGGCCGGGCTGAAGGATCTGTCGATCTCGCGCACCACCTTCGACTGGGGTGTTCCGGTGCCCGGCCACCCCGATCACGTCATGTACGTGTGGGTCGACGCGCTCACCAACTACCTGACCGGCGTCGGCTTCCCCGACACCGAGTCGGCCCGCTTCGGCAGGTTCTGGCCGGCGAACGTGCACATCATCGGCAAGGACATCACCCGCTTCCACACGGTGTACTGGCCTGCGTTCCTGATGTCGGCGGGCATCGAACTGCCGGACCGGGTGTTCGTGCACGGGTTCCTGTACAACAAGGGCGAGAAGATGTCGAAGTCGACGGGCAATGTCGTCGACCCGCTCGAGCTGGTGGCCACCTACGGCCTGGACCAGGTGCGGTTCTTCCTGCTCCGGGAGATCTCCTACGGCCAGGACGGCAGCTACAGCAACGACGCCATCGCGGGCCGCATCAACGCCGACCTGGCCAACGAGTTCGGCAACCTGGTCCAGCGCAGCCTGACCATGGTGAACAAGAACTGCGACGCGAAGGCCCCGGCCCCGGGCGAGTTCACCGAGGACGACCGCGCCCTGCTCGACCGCGCCAACGCCCTGCTCGAGCGCTGCCGCACCGAGTTCGACGCCCAGCAGATGCATCTCGCGCTGGAGGCCATCTGGCTGACCCTCGGCGAGACCAACCGCTACTTCTCCGCCAACGCGCCCTGGGCGCTGCGCAAGTCGGGCACCGAGGCGGACCTGGCCAGGATGGCCACGGTACTCTACGTGACCCTCGAGGTGGTCCGGATCGTGGCGATCCTGGTGCAGCCGGTGATGCCGGGTTCGGCCGCCAAGATCCTGGATCTGCTGGCCCAGGACGGCCGTACCTTCGCCGATATCGCCACTCCCCTGGTCCCCGGGGTCGACCTGCCCGCGCCGGAGCCGGTGTTCCCGCGCTACATCGAACCCAAAGACTGA
- a CDS encoding lipase family protein, translated as MPKTPFRAAVLAALTASTLLAAGFAPATADAPGSLIAVEARPAGWHGLARGSVIEYWMTDSAGVARPASGALYLPEGDAPATGWPILAYDHGTSGSGPGCGGQADPELASMPQLRAAEDALIKRFVDQGFAVVAPDYLGLGRFDTGPHPYLEVRSEATATIDLVRAARAAETGLSRTWSVLGVSQGGHAALSTAHEQAAYAPELDFRGTVAIDAASDVEKVLPFVGPELPEIPALATATSFVVSILAGLRATHPEAEVDSYLTPLGRSLVDAAGHQCLDAIIAGTQGLSARDLLTRPLTGLREVLAAYMTLPTSGYDAPMLLTMNVTDTIVPSPLHAALVAQLAANGVDQQVVPGNGRHGSISAEQRAAIDAFLTRVNTAPPQR; from the coding sequence GTGCCGAAGACCCCGTTCCGCGCCGCCGTGCTCGCCGCCCTCACCGCGAGCACGCTGCTCGCCGCCGGCTTCGCCCCTGCGACCGCCGACGCGCCCGGCTCGCTCATCGCGGTGGAGGCCAGGCCCGCGGGCTGGCACGGACTCGCGCGCGGCTCGGTGATCGAATACTGGATGACCGACTCGGCCGGCGTCGCGCGCCCGGCCAGCGGCGCGCTGTACCTGCCCGAGGGTGACGCGCCGGCCACCGGCTGGCCGATCCTGGCCTACGACCACGGCACCTCGGGTTCCGGACCCGGCTGCGGCGGCCAGGCCGACCCGGAGCTCGCCTCGATGCCGCAGCTGCGCGCCGCCGAGGACGCGCTGATCAAGCGGTTCGTGGACCAGGGCTTCGCCGTCGTCGCCCCCGACTACCTCGGTCTCGGCCGCTTCGACACCGGCCCGCACCCATACCTGGAGGTCCGCAGCGAGGCGACCGCCACCATCGACCTGGTCCGAGCCGCCCGCGCCGCCGAGACCGGCCTGTCGCGCACCTGGAGCGTGCTCGGGGTGTCGCAGGGCGGGCACGCCGCGCTGAGCACCGCGCACGAGCAGGCCGCCTACGCGCCCGAACTGGACTTCCGCGGCACGGTCGCCATCGACGCGGCCTCCGATGTGGAGAAGGTGCTGCCCTTCGTGGGTCCGGAGCTGCCGGAGATCCCGGCGCTGGCCACGGCCACCTCGTTCGTCGTCAGCATCCTGGCCGGGCTGCGCGCCACGCACCCCGAAGCCGAGGTCGACTCCTACCTCACGCCGCTGGGCCGCTCGCTGGTCGACGCCGCCGGGCACCAGTGCCTGGACGCGATCATCGCCGGGACCCAGGGGCTGTCCGCGCGCGACCTGCTGACCCGCCCGCTCACCGGCCTGCGCGAGGTGCTCGCCGCCTACATGACCCTGCCGACCAGCGGCTACGACGCGCCCATGCTGCTGACGATGAACGTCACCGACACCATCGTGCCCTCCCCGCTGCACGCCGCGCTGGTCGCCCAGCTCGCGGCCAACGGCGTCGACCAGCAGGTGGTGCCGGGCAACGGCAGGCACGGCTCGATCTCGGCCGAGCAGCGCGCCGCGATCGACGCCTTCCTCACCCGGGTCAACACCGCCCCGCCGCAGCGCTGA